One window from the genome of Castellaniella sp. MT123 encodes:
- a CDS encoding OsmC family protein — protein sequence MECTLDWQGPDGMLFVSRTGSGHVLAMDGAPEGGGQNLAPRPMETVLTGAGGCAAYDVVLILKRGRHAITGCRVKLTAERADTEPKVFTHIHFEFQVTGRDLPQATVERAVELSHTKYCSAIAMLEKTAKITHSVEIIAAVPDAGALSK from the coding sequence ATGGAATGCACCCTCGACTGGCAAGGCCCCGACGGCATGCTGTTCGTTTCACGCACCGGCAGTGGCCACGTCCTGGCAATGGACGGTGCCCCCGAGGGCGGCGGCCAGAATCTGGCCCCCCGCCCCATGGAAACAGTGCTGACCGGCGCAGGTGGCTGCGCGGCCTACGATGTGGTGCTGATCCTGAAGCGCGGCCGCCACGCGATCACCGGCTGCCGGGTGAAGCTGACGGCGGAGCGCGCCGACACGGAACCGAAAGTCTTCACTCATATCCACTTCGAGTTCCAGGTGACCGGGCGGGATCTGCCGCAAGCGACCGTGGAACGGGCGGTGGAACTGTCGCATACGAAATATTGTTCGGCGATCGCAATGCTGGAAAAGACGGCGAAGATCACGCATTCGGTGGAGATCATCGCCGCAGTCCCGGATGCTGGGGCGTTGTCCAAATAA
- the arsA gene encoding arsenical pump-driving ATPase → MHFLTQPPRFLFFTGKGGVGKTSIACATAVQLAAQGQRVLLVSTDPASNVGQVFGEHIGNRITAITTVPNLWALEIDPQAAAQAYRDRIAGPVRGVLPDDVVRGIEESLSGACTTEIAAFDEFTALLTDAALVQNYEHVIFDTAPTGHTIRLLQLPGAWSGFLEAGKGDASCLGPLAGLEKQRSQYKAAVKALADPLRTRLVLVARAQRTALREAARTHEELAAIGLSQQYLVINGVFPAGETENDALATAIYNREQATLAAIPQGLQALPQDQIALKPFNLVGLEALHQLLVNTDATPDTNAAELPARLDAPDLSSLVDEIAADGHGLVMVMGKGGVGKTTLAAAIAVELASRGLPVHLTTSDPAAHLADTLEGSLPDLTLSRIDPEEATARYRQHVMNTKGAQLDAEGRALLEEDLRSPCTEEIAVFQAFSRAIREGGRKFVVMDTAPTGHTLLLLDATGAYHRDIARQMGETGVHFTTPMMQLQDPKQTKVLIVTLAETTPVLEAANLQDDLRRAGIEPWAWVVNNSVAAAHPHSSLLRQRARNELREIEAVATRHARRHAVVPLLTEEPVGVERLRALVNLKVS, encoded by the coding sequence ATGCATTTTTTGACTCAACCACCCCGTTTTCTTTTTTTCACCGGCAAGGGGGGCGTCGGCAAGACTTCCATCGCCTGCGCAACGGCGGTACAACTGGCCGCGCAGGGTCAGCGCGTGCTGCTAGTCAGCACCGACCCTGCTTCCAACGTGGGGCAGGTTTTCGGTGAGCACATTGGCAACCGCATCACGGCAATTACCACAGTACCGAACCTGTGGGCGCTGGAAATCGATCCGCAGGCGGCGGCACAAGCCTACCGCGACCGCATTGCGGGGCCTGTGCGGGGCGTCCTGCCGGACGATGTGGTCAGAGGCATCGAAGAATCCCTGTCAGGCGCGTGCACGACGGAAATCGCTGCCTTCGATGAGTTCACAGCCTTGCTGACTGACGCTGCGTTGGTGCAAAACTATGAGCATGTCATTTTCGATACGGCGCCTACCGGACACACCATCCGTCTGCTGCAACTGCCTGGCGCATGGAGCGGCTTTCTGGAAGCGGGCAAAGGCGATGCGTCATGTCTTGGCCCTTTGGCGGGGCTGGAAAAGCAGCGCAGCCAATACAAGGCTGCCGTGAAAGCATTAGCTGATCCCCTGCGAACCCGCCTGGTGCTGGTGGCCCGCGCACAGCGCACTGCGCTGCGCGAGGCTGCACGCACCCACGAAGAACTGGCCGCCATCGGCCTGTCGCAGCAGTACTTGGTCATCAATGGCGTCTTCCCCGCTGGCGAGACCGAAAACGATGCCCTGGCCACCGCTATCTACAACAGAGAACAGGCCACGTTGGCCGCCATCCCGCAGGGGCTCCAGGCGCTACCTCAAGATCAGATCGCACTCAAACCATTCAATCTCGTGGGCCTCGAGGCCTTGCACCAACTGCTGGTCAATACCGACGCCACACCGGACACCAATGCCGCTGAACTGCCGGCCCGGCTGGATGCGCCAGACTTGTCCTCCCTGGTCGATGAGATTGCCGCCGATGGGCACGGGCTGGTCATGGTGATGGGCAAGGGTGGCGTAGGCAAGACCACGCTGGCCGCGGCCATTGCCGTGGAACTCGCCAGCCGAGGGCTGCCTGTCCATCTGACCACCTCGGATCCGGCTGCGCATCTGGCCGATACGCTGGAAGGTTCGTTGCCTGACTTGACGCTCAGCCGCATCGACCCGGAGGAAGCGACGGCACGCTATCGCCAGCACGTCATGAACACCAAGGGCGCTCAGCTCGATGCCGAAGGCCGCGCGCTGCTGGAAGAAGACCTGCGTTCGCCTTGTACCGAGGAAATTGCGGTATTCCAGGCGTTCTCTCGTGCCATCCGCGAAGGGGGAAGGAAGTTCGTGGTGATGGATACTGCGCCCACCGGTCACACCTTGCTGCTGCTCGACGCCACCGGCGCGTACCACCGTGACATCGCCCGGCAAATGGGCGAGACGGGCGTTCACTTCACCACGCCGATGATGCAGTTGCAAGATCCCAAGCAGACCAAGGTGCTCATCGTTACCTTGGCCGAAACCACACCCGTACTGGAAGCGGCCAACCTACAAGACGATCTGCGCCGCGCAGGCATCGAGCCGTGGGCCTGGGTCGTCAATAACAGCGTGGCGGCCGCACATCCGCATTCCTCGCTGCTGCGCCAGCGCGCGCGCAACGAATTGCGGGAAATCGAGGCTGTGGCCACGCGACATGCCCGACGCCATGCTGTCGTTCCCCTGTTGACCGAGGAACCGGTGGGGGTGGAGCGTCTGCGGGCCTTGGTGAACTTGAAAGTTTCATGA
- a CDS encoding cbb3-type cytochrome c oxidase subunit I, with protein sequence MDTVTVLLLTFIMSVTGLGIFIWSLRRNMFDDNPAAAGVIFSTGEIGHVEDPSATPEQRAGLQKTVTEGGKAVIDPSLADQLKRELADRMEADQSTAYVTFVFLSCAIVWLVVASTFGLISSIKLHNPEFLTQYAWLTFGRTRTLHLNMVAYGWCPMAAFGIATWVLPRLLKTRLYGGRFALLGCMLWNAGLIAGLGSIAVGINDGLEWLEIPWQVSILLVIGGALIALPLVFTLRNRKVDHLYVSIWYMGAALFWFPILYFIGKVPGVHFGVEQATMNWWFGHNVLGLYYTPIALASVYYFLPKIVGRPIQSYNLSLIGFWALAFFYGQVGGHHLVGGPVPHWLISLSIVQSMMMIIPVLAFSVNQHLTMRGQFKTMYYSPTLRFIVVGAMMYTLSSFEGSFEALRSVSTVAHFTHFTVAHAHLGLYAFFSIVMFGAIYFVMPRVMSWEWPHPKLISLHFWLVTIGIGIYFVSLSTGGWLQGLDMLDASKPFMDSVRVTIPYLEGRTLGGSLMTLGHLVFAVHFVLMALRYGTSRVGPALLHNRKFQPESQAIAGA encoded by the coding sequence GTGGATACCGTCACCGTATTACTCCTGACCTTCATCATGTCCGTCACGGGGCTGGGTATTTTTATCTGGTCGTTGCGGCGGAACATGTTCGACGACAACCCTGCCGCAGCCGGGGTCATTTTTTCGACGGGCGAAATCGGCCACGTCGAAGACCCTTCCGCCACGCCCGAGCAGCGGGCCGGCCTGCAAAAGACCGTGACCGAAGGCGGCAAGGCCGTCATCGATCCGTCGCTGGCCGACCAGCTCAAGCGCGAACTGGCCGACCGGATGGAAGCGGACCAATCCACGGCGTACGTCACATTTGTCTTCCTGTCCTGTGCCATCGTGTGGCTGGTGGTGGCGTCCACCTTCGGCCTGATCAGCTCCATCAAGCTGCATAACCCCGAATTCCTGACCCAGTATGCCTGGCTGACCTTCGGGCGCACCCGCACGCTGCACCTGAACATGGTGGCGTATGGTTGGTGTCCGATGGCGGCCTTCGGCATCGCTACCTGGGTACTGCCGCGCCTGCTGAAGACGCGCTTGTACGGCGGCCGTTTCGCGCTGCTGGGCTGCATGCTGTGGAACGCCGGCCTGATCGCCGGCCTGGGCAGCATCGCCGTGGGCATCAATGACGGCCTGGAATGGCTGGAAATTCCCTGGCAGGTCAGCATCCTGCTGGTCATCGGCGGTGCGCTGATCGCGCTGCCGCTGGTCTTCACGCTGCGTAACCGCAAGGTCGATCACCTGTACGTGTCGATCTGGTACATGGGCGCGGCGCTGTTCTGGTTTCCCATCCTGTATTTCATCGGCAAGGTTCCGGGCGTGCACTTCGGCGTCGAGCAGGCGACCATGAACTGGTGGTTCGGCCACAATGTGCTGGGGCTGTACTACACGCCGATCGCCCTGGCCTCCGTGTATTACTTCCTGCCGAAAATCGTCGGCCGTCCGATCCAGTCCTACAACCTGTCGCTGATCGGTTTTTGGGCGCTGGCCTTCTTCTACGGGCAGGTTGGCGGTCACCACCTGGTCGGCGGTCCTGTGCCGCACTGGCTGATCTCGCTGTCCATCGTGCAGTCCATGATGATGATCATCCCCGTGCTGGCGTTCTCGGTGAACCAGCACCTGACGATGCGTGGCCAGTTCAAGACCATGTATTATTCGCCCACGCTGCGCTTCATCGTGGTCGGCGCGATGATGTATACGCTCAGCTCCTTCGAAGGATCCTTCGAAGCTCTGCGCAGTGTCAGCACGGTCGCGCACTTCACGCACTTCACCGTGGCGCATGCTCACCTGGGCCTGTACGCGTTCTTCTCGATCGTCATGTTCGGCGCCATCTATTTTGTGATGCCGCGCGTCATGTCCTGGGAATGGCCGCATCCCAAGCTCATCAGCCTGCATTTCTGGCTGGTGACGATCGGCATCGGCATTTATTTCGTCAGCCTGTCCACGGGCGGCTGGCTGCAGGGTCTGGACATGCTGGATGCCTCCAAGCCCTTCATGGATTCGGTGCGGGTCACGATTCCGTACCTCGAAGGCCGCACGCTGGGTGGTTCTCTGATGACCCTGGGTCACCTGGTGTTTGCCGTGCACTTCGTGCTGATGGCTCTGCGTTATGGCACGAGCCGCGTGGGCCCCGCCCTGTTGCACAACCGTAAGTTTCAGCCTGAAAGTCAGGCGATTGCAGGTGCCTGA
- a CDS encoding thymidylate synthase, with translation MKQYLALLQDILENGLVKGDRTGTGTTSVFGRQLRHDLSKGFPLLTTKKLHFKSVANELIWFLSGNTNVTWLQEHGVSIWNEWATEDNELGPVYGKQWTAWPTKDGGTINQIDYVVETLKKNPNSRRILFHGWNPEYLPDEKISPQENAKRGRMALPPCHLLYQFYVAEGKLSSLLYIRSSDSFLGLPYNIASLALLTHMLAQQCDLEPHEIIVSLGDLHAYSNHMTQIHTQLQRNARELPQLVIKRKPGSIYDYSFEDFEIVGYDPYPSIPAPIAV, from the coding sequence ATGAAGCAATACCTTGCACTTCTTCAAGACATTTTGGAAAACGGCCTGGTGAAGGGCGACCGTACGGGGACCGGCACAACGTCAGTGTTTGGCCGCCAGCTACGGCACGACCTATCAAAAGGCTTTCCGCTACTGACCACAAAGAAGCTGCATTTCAAGAGCGTCGCCAACGAACTCATCTGGTTCCTCAGCGGCAACACCAATGTCACTTGGCTGCAGGAGCACGGGGTCAGCATCTGGAACGAATGGGCCACCGAAGATAATGAGCTTGGCCCCGTATACGGCAAACAGTGGACGGCATGGCCAACCAAGGACGGCGGCACCATCAACCAGATTGACTACGTGGTCGAAACGCTGAAGAAGAATCCAAACAGCCGCCGCATTCTCTTCCACGGCTGGAACCCGGAATATTTGCCTGACGAGAAGATCAGCCCCCAGGAAAATGCCAAACGGGGCCGTATGGCACTACCACCATGCCACCTGCTCTACCAATTCTATGTAGCAGAAGGCAAACTATCCTCGCTGCTATACATCAGAAGCTCGGACAGCTTCCTCGGGCTTCCGTACAACATCGCCTCACTGGCTTTGTTGACGCACATGCTTGCTCAACAGTGTGACCTGGAGCCACATGAGATCATAGTGAGTCTCGGCGATCTGCACGCTTACTCCAATCACATGACACAGATTCACACACAACTACAACGCAACGCTCGTGAGTTGCCGCAGCTAGTGATCAAGCGTAAGCCGGGCTCGATTTACGACTACAGCTTTGAAGACTTCGAAATCGTGGGCTATGACCCGTATCCCAGCATCCCTGCCCCCATCGCTGTCTGA
- a CDS encoding fumarate hydratase, translating to MTTITERDLIQSIEDAVQFISIYHPLDYIRHLARAYEVEESPAARDAIAQILTNSRMCAEGHRPICQDTGIVNVFMKIGMDVRFDTRRSLQELCDEGVRRGYTNPDNPLRASVLDDPLFTRRNTRDNTPCVLQVELVPGDTVDVQVAAKGGGSENKTKFAMLNPSDSLVDWVLQTVPHMGAGWCPPGMLGIGVGGTAEKAMLMAKQSLMQDIDMYELLQRGPQSKLEELRIELYQKVNALGIGAQGLGGLTTVLDVKIMTCPTHAASKPVAMIPNCAATRHVHFALDGSGPAALTPPSLSEWPEVHWKPDYKASRQVNLDTLTREEVASWKPGERLLLSGNILTGRDAAHKRIQDMLARGESLPVDFAGRVIYYVGPVDPVRDEVVGPAGPTTSTRMDAFTDMMLGQTGLLAMIGKAERGPDAIESIRRHGSAYLMAVGGSAYLVSKAIRAARVVGFEDLGMEAIYEFQVQDMPVTVAVDAQGVSVHKTGPQEWRKRIAARQVPAGA from the coding sequence ATGACCACCATCACCGAACGCGACCTGATCCAGTCGATCGAGGACGCCGTCCAGTTCATCAGCATCTATCACCCGCTGGATTACATTCGGCATCTGGCGCGCGCCTACGAGGTCGAGGAAAGCCCGGCCGCGCGCGATGCGATCGCGCAGATCCTGACCAACTCGCGCATGTGCGCCGAGGGTCATCGGCCGATCTGCCAGGACACCGGCATCGTCAATGTCTTCATGAAGATCGGCATGGACGTGCGCTTCGACACGCGCCGCAGCCTGCAGGAACTCTGCGACGAGGGCGTACGCCGGGGCTACACCAATCCGGACAATCCGCTGCGCGCCTCGGTGCTGGACGACCCTCTGTTCACGCGCCGCAACACCCGCGACAACACCCCCTGCGTGCTGCAGGTCGAATTGGTTCCGGGCGATACCGTGGACGTGCAGGTGGCGGCCAAGGGCGGCGGCTCGGAAAACAAGACCAAATTCGCCATGCTCAACCCCAGCGATTCGCTGGTGGATTGGGTGCTGCAGACCGTGCCGCACATGGGCGCCGGCTGGTGCCCGCCCGGCATGCTGGGGATCGGCGTGGGCGGCACGGCGGAAAAGGCGATGCTCATGGCCAAGCAATCCCTGATGCAGGACATCGACATGTACGAGCTGCTGCAACGCGGCCCGCAAAGCAAGCTCGAAGAACTGCGCATCGAACTCTACCAGAAGGTCAATGCGCTGGGGATCGGCGCCCAGGGCCTGGGCGGCCTGACCACGGTGCTGGACGTGAAAATCATGACCTGTCCGACGCACGCGGCGTCCAAGCCCGTCGCCATGATCCCCAACTGCGCCGCCACGCGCCACGTGCATTTCGCGCTGGATGGCAGCGGCCCGGCCGCCCTGACGCCGCCCTCCCTGTCCGAATGGCCGGAAGTTCACTGGAAGCCCGACTACAAAGCGTCGCGCCAGGTCAACCTGGACACGCTCACGCGGGAAGAGGTCGCCTCCTGGAAGCCCGGCGAGCGCCTGCTGCTGTCGGGCAATATCCTGACCGGGCGTGACGCGGCCCACAAGCGCATCCAGGACATGCTGGCGCGCGGCGAGTCCCTGCCGGTGGATTTCGCCGGCAGGGTCATCTACTACGTGGGCCCGGTCGATCCGGTGCGTGACGAGGTCGTTGGCCCAGCGGGCCCCACCACGTCCACGCGCATGGATGCGTTTACCGATATGATGCTTGGGCAGACCGGCCTGCTGGCCATGATCGGCAAGGCCGAGCGCGGCCCCGATGCCATCGAATCGATTCGCCGCCATGGCTCGGCCTATTTGATGGCCGTGGGCGGTTCGGCCTACCTGGTGTCCAAGGCCATTCGCGCCGCCCGGGTGGTCGGCTTCGAAGACCTCGGCATGGAAGCCATCTACGAGTTCCAGGTCCAGGACATGCCGGTCACGGTGGCGGTCGATGCCCAGGGGGTTTCGGTGCACAAGACCGGTCCCCAGGAATGGCGGAAGCGGATCGCGGCGCGGCAGGTTCCCGCCGGGGCCTGA
- the arsD gene encoding arsenite efflux transporter metallochaperone ArsD, which translates to MPNIQIFDPALCCSTGVCGIEVDENLVKFAADVDWATQSGAQVERFNLAQQPLAFAENPTVKGFLERSGQEALPLVLVNGEVALAGRYPNRSELARWAGLQVSEAPSTQGACCSGGRCC; encoded by the coding sequence ATGCCAAACATCCAGATTTTTGACCCGGCACTGTGTTGCAGCACAGGCGTCTGTGGCATTGAAGTCGATGAGAACTTGGTGAAATTCGCCGCCGACGTAGACTGGGCTACGCAAAGCGGAGCCCAAGTCGAACGCTTCAACCTGGCACAGCAGCCCTTGGCTTTCGCAGAGAACCCAACCGTCAAGGGCTTCCTGGAACGCTCGGGACAAGAAGCGCTTCCTCTGGTGCTCGTCAATGGCGAAGTGGCCTTGGCTGGCCGCTATCCCAACCGTAGCGAACTGGCCCGCTGGGCTGGCCTTCAGGTGTCTGAAGCGCCTTCCACGCAAGGCGCTTGCTGCTCTGGTGGCCGCTGCTGCTGA
- the glyQ gene encoding glycine--tRNA ligase subunit alpha, producing MLTFQQLILSLQQYWDRQGCTLLQPYDMEVGAGTSHTATFLRAIGPEPWRAAYVQPSRRPKDGRYGDNPNRLQHYYQFQVVLKPAPTNILDLYIGSLQVLGIDPQQHDIRFVEDDWENPTLGAWGLGWEVWLNGMEVTQFTYFQQVGGLDCNPTTGEITYGLERLAMYLQGVESVYDLVWTETPDGHRVFYRDVFHQNEVEQSTYNFEYASTSMLFSHFNDYEAEATRLIQVPLALPAYEATLKAAHTFNLLDARGAISVTERATYIGRIRNLSRAVAQAYLDSRERLGFPMLREVQA from the coding sequence ATGCTCACATTCCAACAACTGATTTTATCGCTCCAGCAATACTGGGACAGGCAGGGATGCACCCTGCTGCAGCCCTACGACATGGAAGTCGGGGCCGGCACCTCGCACACAGCCACGTTCCTGCGCGCCATCGGCCCGGAACCCTGGCGGGCCGCCTACGTCCAGCCGTCGCGCCGCCCGAAGGACGGGCGCTACGGCGACAACCCGAACCGGCTGCAACACTATTATCAGTTTCAGGTGGTCCTGAAACCGGCCCCGACCAATATCCTGGACCTGTACATCGGGTCGCTGCAGGTGCTGGGGATCGATCCGCAACAGCACGACATCCGCTTCGTCGAGGATGACTGGGAAAACCCCACACTGGGCGCCTGGGGCCTGGGCTGGGAGGTCTGGCTCAACGGCATGGAAGTCACCCAGTTCACCTACTTCCAGCAGGTCGGCGGCCTGGACTGCAATCCGACCACCGGCGAGATCACCTACGGCCTGGAACGCCTGGCCATGTACCTGCAGGGCGTGGAATCGGTCTATGACCTGGTCTGGACCGAAACTCCCGACGGCCATCGCGTCTTCTACCGGGACGTGTTCCACCAGAACGAGGTGGAACAGTCGACCTACAACTTCGAATACGCCTCCACATCCATGCTGTTTTCCCATTTCAACGACTACGAGGCCGAGGCCACGCGCCTGATTCAGGTCCCGCTGGCCCTGCCGGCCTACGAGGCCACCCTGAAGGCCGCGCACACGTTCAACCTGCTGGACGCCCGGGGCGCCATCAGCGTCACCGAACGCGCCACGTACATCGGCCGCATCCGCAATCTGTCGCGCGCCGTGGCCCAGGCCTATCTCGACTCGCGCGAACGGCTGGGCTTTCCGATGCTGCGGGAGGTGCAGGCATGA
- a CDS encoding CoA ester lyase, protein MHDTLMRTALFVPASRPDRFPKAIASGADAVIIDLEDSVAPEAKAEARDALVRYTADHPRERLWVRINDGTTPWFDDDLAVCRSSPAIAGIVLPKAQAAEHVYIVSGAGKPLMPVIESASGLRVLDRIAEANGVVRLSFGILDLMVEFGTRPQTEGAQRILDQVRFQILQASRMHGLADPLDTVYMDFSDPDGLLRTATLASDMGFGGMLCIHPAQVSVAHQAYRPQPDEVDWARRVVDHADSTGDYIFRLDGRMIDLPLIERARRVLEHAA, encoded by the coding sequence ATGCACGACACCTTGATGCGCACGGCGCTGTTCGTTCCCGCCAGCCGGCCGGACCGTTTCCCGAAGGCCATCGCCAGCGGGGCGGATGCCGTCATCATCGATCTGGAAGACTCGGTGGCGCCGGAAGCCAAGGCCGAGGCGCGCGACGCGCTGGTCCGTTACACGGCGGATCACCCCCGGGAACGCCTGTGGGTGCGCATCAATGACGGGACCACCCCCTGGTTCGACGACGATCTGGCCGTGTGCCGGTCTTCGCCGGCCATCGCCGGTATCGTCCTGCCCAAGGCCCAGGCGGCCGAACACGTCTATATCGTGTCGGGCGCCGGCAAGCCGTTGATGCCGGTGATCGAATCGGCGTCCGGATTGCGGGTCCTGGATCGCATCGCCGAGGCCAACGGCGTCGTGCGCCTGTCTTTCGGGATCCTGGATCTGATGGTCGAATTCGGCACCCGGCCGCAAACCGAAGGCGCGCAGCGGATCCTGGATCAGGTGCGCTTCCAGATCCTGCAGGCCAGTCGCATGCATGGCCTGGCCGACCCCCTGGACACGGTCTATATGGATTTTTCCGATCCGGACGGGTTGCTGCGGACGGCCACCCTGGCCAGCGATATGGGCTTTGGCGGCATGCTGTGCATCCACCCGGCGCAGGTGTCGGTGGCGCATCAGGCCTACCGGCCCCAGCCCGACGAAGTCGACTGGGCGCGACGCGTGGTGGACCATGCCGACAGCACAGGCGACTACATCTTCCGCCTGGATGGCCGCATGATTGACCTGCCGCTGATCGAACGCGCCCGCCGCGTCCTGGAACACGCCGCATGA
- a CDS encoding helix-turn-helix domain-containing protein: protein MLYYGSMNEAQTVSALSALAHTQRLRVFRALVIAGLEGQTPSVLAEQLEVARNTLSFHLKELAHAGLVTIEQQGRNHIYRADFSQMNGLLGYLTEHCCQDGVCEVSQSSHCNC from the coding sequence TTGTTGTATTATGGATCTATGAACGAAGCTCAAACTGTCTCTGCGCTTAGCGCACTCGCCCACACTCAACGTCTGCGAGTGTTTCGTGCCTTGGTTATCGCCGGCCTGGAAGGGCAGACACCCAGCGTCCTGGCCGAGCAGCTTGAGGTGGCACGCAACACGCTATCGTTCCACCTAAAAGAATTAGCCCATGCCGGTCTGGTCACGATCGAGCAGCAAGGCCGCAACCACATCTACCGCGCCGACTTCTCCCAGATGAATGGGCTGCTTGGCTATCTGACCGAGCATTGCTGCCAGGACGGCGTATGCGAAGTATCCCAGTCCTCCCACTGCAACTGCTAA
- a CDS encoding crotonase/enoyl-CoA hydratase family protein, producing the protein MSDCLEVQRQDGILVLRLNRPQARNAVNLETAQALAAALDTLDADPALRLGVLTGAGGNFCSGMDLKAFAATGQRPYVGDRGFGGLCERPPQKPLIAAVEGYALAGGCEIALACDLIVAARDANFGLPEVKRGLVPGSGGMLRLPARIPYHVAMEAVLTGDFLTAERLHQLGLVNRLADPGGALDAALGLARTIAANGPLAVRTAKSIIAQSRNWRPDDMFDLQRPRIAHIFTSEDAREGATAFAEKRQPVWKGK; encoded by the coding sequence ATGAGCGATTGCCTCGAAGTCCAGCGGCAGGACGGGATTCTGGTCCTGCGTCTGAACCGGCCGCAGGCGCGCAACGCCGTGAATCTGGAAACCGCGCAGGCGCTGGCCGCCGCACTGGATACCCTGGACGCCGACCCCGCGCTGCGGCTGGGCGTGCTGACCGGGGCGGGCGGGAACTTCTGTTCCGGCATGGATCTGAAGGCTTTCGCCGCCACCGGCCAGCGACCGTATGTCGGTGACCGGGGGTTCGGCGGGCTGTGCGAACGTCCCCCGCAAAAACCGCTGATCGCCGCCGTCGAGGGCTACGCGCTGGCCGGCGGCTGCGAGATCGCACTCGCCTGCGATCTGATCGTCGCGGCCCGGGATGCGAATTTCGGCCTGCCAGAGGTCAAGCGCGGGCTGGTGCCGGGCTCCGGCGGTATGTTGCGGCTGCCTGCGCGCATTCCCTATCACGTTGCCATGGAGGCTGTCCTGACGGGCGACTTCCTGACGGCCGAACGCCTGCATCAGCTGGGGCTGGTCAATCGCCTGGCCGATCCGGGCGGTGCGCTGGATGCGGCCCTGGGATTGGCGCGGACCATCGCCGCCAATGGTCCGCTGGCGGTGCGCACGGCCAAATCCATCATCGCGCAGTCGCGCAACTGGCGTCCGGACGACATGTTCGATCTGCAGCGCCCGCGTATCGCCCATATCTTCACCTCGGAGGACGCGCGCGAAGGCGCCACCGCGTTCGCCGAGAAACGACAACCGGTCTGGAAAGGAAAATAA